One genomic segment of Nonomuraea coxensis DSM 45129 includes these proteins:
- a CDS encoding FtsW/RodA/SpoVE family cell cycle protein: MSEVAASPVLMPAKRRLAQLVMLALAVLIVMGAYANVGLAVDGRVPAGMLAYGLGLGGIMLVAYLVLAKFAPWADPLILPLVTLINGLGLVMIYRLESAKMPGASAASQIMWTGLGVVMFAVTLVVLRDHRMLQRLTYTAGAIGLVLLAIPAVLPGSLSEVQGAKIWIRIGGFSIQPGEFAKLALVVFFAGYLVAKRDVLALAGRRLLFIDLPRARDLGPVLATWGLSLLVLVFEKDLGTSLLLFGTFIAMIYIATQRTSWVLIGLLLFVGGAYLAGLAFSHVGDRFEIWLNPGSAEFYDREIGGSYQIMQGLFGFGAGGILGTGLGQGHPELIPLSFSDFIFAATGEELGLTGLMALLMLYALLVERGLRTSLAARDPFSKLLSGGLAFLLAWQVFIIVGGVTNLIPLTGLVTPFMSQGGSALLANWILIALLVRTSDAARRPPPQAIQNEGLTQVFQR; the protein is encoded by the coding sequence ATGAGCGAAGTCGCAGCTTCCCCCGTCCTCATGCCGGCCAAGCGCCGGCTGGCCCAGCTCGTCATGCTGGCGCTCGCGGTCCTGATCGTCATGGGTGCCTACGCCAACGTGGGCCTCGCCGTGGACGGCCGGGTGCCCGCGGGCATGCTGGCCTACGGCCTCGGCCTGGGCGGCATCATGCTGGTCGCCTACCTCGTGCTGGCCAAGTTCGCGCCGTGGGCCGACCCGCTGATCCTGCCGCTGGTCACGCTGATCAACGGCCTCGGCCTGGTGATGATCTACCGGCTCGAGTCCGCCAAGATGCCGGGCGCGTCGGCCGCCAGCCAGATCATGTGGACCGGCCTCGGCGTCGTGATGTTCGCCGTCACCCTCGTCGTGCTGCGCGACCACCGCATGCTGCAGCGCCTCACCTACACCGCGGGCGCGATCGGGCTGGTGCTGCTCGCCATCCCCGCGGTCCTGCCCGGCTCGCTGAGCGAGGTCCAGGGCGCCAAGATCTGGATCCGCATCGGCGGCTTCTCGATCCAGCCTGGCGAGTTCGCCAAGCTGGCGCTGGTGGTCTTCTTCGCCGGCTACCTCGTGGCCAAGCGCGACGTGCTGGCGCTGGCGGGCCGCAGGCTCCTCTTCATCGACCTGCCCCGGGCCCGCGACCTCGGCCCGGTGCTCGCGACGTGGGGGCTGAGCCTGCTCGTGCTGGTCTTCGAGAAGGACCTCGGCACCTCGCTGCTGCTGTTCGGCACGTTCATCGCGATGATCTACATCGCGACGCAGCGCACCTCGTGGGTGCTGATCGGCCTGCTGCTCTTCGTCGGCGGCGCCTATCTCGCCGGGCTCGCGTTCTCGCACGTCGGCGACCGGTTCGAGATCTGGCTCAACCCGGGCAGCGCCGAGTTCTACGACCGTGAGATCGGCGGCAGCTACCAGATCATGCAGGGGCTGTTCGGCTTCGGCGCGGGCGGCATCCTCGGCACCGGGCTCGGCCAGGGGCATCCCGAGCTGATCCCGCTGTCGTTCTCCGACTTCATCTTCGCCGCGACCGGCGAGGAGCTGGGCCTGACCGGCCTCATGGCGCTGCTCATGCTCTACGCGCTGCTGGTGGAGCGCGGCCTGCGCACCTCGCTGGCGGCCCGCGACCCCTTCAGCAAGCTGCTCTCGGGCGGCCTCGCGTTCCTGCTGGCGTGGCAGGTGTTCATCATCGTCGGCGGCGTGACCAACCTCATCCCGCTCACCGGTCTGGTCACCCCGTTCATGTCCCAGGGCGGCTCCGCCCTGCTCGCTAACTGGATCCTTATCGCGCTCCTGGTAAGAACGTCGGATGCCGCCAGACGCCCCCCACCCCAGGCGATCCAGAACGAAGGATTGACGCAGGTGTTCCAGCGATGA
- a CDS encoding FHA domain-containing protein FhaB/FipA codes for MSELTLLLIRLAFLAVLWFFVIAAVGVIRTDLFGSRTAPAGPRKAPRPAKAPAKPRSKKGEPRQLIVTGGPLQGTTIDLTETPITIGRANDATLVVSDDYASSRHARLFPQDGQWIVEDLGSTNGTYLDRSKVTRPTPVPLGVPIRVGKTVIELRK; via the coding sequence ATGTCCGAGCTCACGCTGCTGCTGATCCGGCTAGCCTTCCTGGCGGTGCTGTGGTTCTTCGTCATTGCCGCAGTCGGCGTGATCCGGACTGACTTGTTCGGTTCACGCACGGCTCCCGCGGGCCCGCGCAAGGCGCCACGGCCCGCGAAGGCACCGGCGAAGCCCAGGAGCAAGAAGGGCGAGCCACGCCAGCTCATCGTCACAGGTGGTCCGCTGCAAGGCACCACCATCGACCTCACGGAGACGCCCATCACCATTGGCCGGGCGAATGACGCCACGCTGGTAGTCAGCGACGATTACGCATCCAGCCGGCACGCCCGGCTCTTCCCCCAGGACGGCCAGTGGATCGTGGAAGACCTCGGGTCCACCAACGGCACGTACCTCGACCGTTCGAAAGTCACCCGCCCGACCCCGGTGCCGCTCGGTGTTCCGATCCGCGTCGGCAAAACAGTCATTGAATTGCGCAAATGA
- a CDS encoding Stp1/IreP family PP2C-type Ser/Thr phosphatase translates to MTIALRYAARSDVGLLREGNEDSAYASGRLLAVADGMGGHAHGEVASSVAIAAMASLEEAPKGGDLLNAIEAAVRDANRRLHEMVGRDPSLKGMGTTLTAMLWSGTQVALVHVGDSRAYLLRRGELYQITHDHTLVQQLVDDGRITPEEAATHPQRSILLRALDGSGEVDPDLTLREAQVGDRYLLCSDGLSGVVSAETLHATLTNIDDPEEVVRQLIDLANRGGGPDNITCVLADVLEITDGQPVPADAAVVGAAGMTRLRGAPQDTQPGRAEAVTAPQPVLTDDDFEEPVAQRPAVRRRRRMWPVLVTVLGVGVVAVGVGGYFGYQWTQDQFFVGARGDEVVVYQGIQKEVGPFQLFSVTRPTGRQLSRLSEADQALVKSGIPVTNADAGVEKINSLKFSASQADDGSTSASPSPTPSASATKTKTKPQ, encoded by the coding sequence ATGACCATCGCACTCCGCTACGCCGCCCGCTCGGACGTCGGCCTCCTCCGCGAAGGTAACGAGGACTCGGCGTACGCAAGCGGCCGCCTGCTCGCCGTCGCCGACGGCATGGGCGGGCACGCACACGGCGAGGTGGCGAGCTCAGTCGCCATCGCCGCCATGGCCTCTCTCGAAGAGGCCCCCAAGGGGGGTGACCTGCTCAACGCCATTGAGGCAGCGGTACGCGATGCCAACCGCAGGCTGCACGAGATGGTGGGGCGGGATCCCAGCCTCAAGGGCATGGGCACGACTCTCACAGCCATGCTGTGGAGCGGCACCCAGGTAGCCCTCGTCCACGTGGGAGACTCGCGCGCCTACCTGCTGAGACGCGGCGAGCTCTACCAGATCACCCACGACCACACCCTGGTCCAGCAGCTCGTCGACGACGGGCGCATCACGCCGGAAGAGGCCGCCACGCACCCGCAGCGCTCGATCCTGCTGCGCGCGCTCGACGGCAGCGGCGAGGTCGATCCCGACCTCACGCTGCGGGAGGCGCAGGTGGGCGACCGCTACCTGCTGTGCTCCGACGGGTTGTCCGGGGTGGTGAGCGCGGAGACGCTGCACGCCACGCTCACCAACATCGACGACCCGGAAGAGGTCGTCCGCCAGCTCATCGACCTGGCCAACCGCGGTGGCGGGCCGGACAACATCACCTGCGTGCTGGCCGACGTCCTGGAGATCACCGATGGGCAGCCGGTGCCCGCCGATGCCGCCGTCGTCGGCGCGGCGGGCATGACCCGGCTGCGGGGCGCCCCCCAGGACACCCAGCCGGGGCGAGCCGAAGCGGTGACCGCGCCCCAGCCGGTCCTCACTGACGACGACTTCGAGGAGCCGGTCGCCCAGCGGCCGGCGGTCCGACGTCGCCGCCGGATGTGGCCCGTGCTGGTCACCGTGCTCGGCGTGGGCGTCGTGGCCGTCGGCGTCGGCGGCTACTTTGGATATCAGTGGACCCAGGACCAGTTCTTCGTCGGCGCTAGGGGCGACGAAGTGGTCGTTTACCAGGGCATACAGAAGGAGGTGGGTCCCTTCCAGCTCTTCAGCGTCACCCGGCCGACCGGGCGGCAGCTCTCCCGGCTGTCCGAGGCCGACCAGGCGCTGGTCAAGAGCGGCATACCGGTGACCAACGCCGACGCGGGCGTGGAGAAGATCAACAGCTTGAAGTTCTCCGCGAGCCAGGCGGACGACGGCTCGACGTCGGCGTCCCCTTCCCCCACGCCGTCGGCGTCCGCGACCAAGACCAAGACGAAACCGCAATAG
- the pknB gene encoding Stk1 family PASTA domain-containing Ser/Thr kinase — translation MTQPRLLGGRYELDGVVGRGGMAEVYRARDIRLDRIVAIKTLRSDLARDHTFQARFRREAQSAASLNHPAVVAVYDTGEDVTDGTPVPYIVMEYVDGRTLRDLLRQDRRLLPERAAELVDGILRALDYSHRGGIVHRDIKPANVMITRAGDVKVMDFGIARAMADSAATMTQTAQVIGTAQYLSPEQARGERVDARSDIYSTGCLLYELLTGQPPFTGDSPVAIAYQHVREEPIPPSQIDPEIPAWADAIVLKAMAKDPAQRYQSAGEMRADIQRAMSGMPTDAQTMAMNAGGYGQGTRMMTATHAAAGPATQRTNAIPPYDYGDGEGGRGGRRRASGGGNGLKTALWIIIPLLIIGAFVTVGYLVFGSGRDATSDTQVEIPSLASQERAYAEEQLKTLGLTVQVLQENSSEVDKGSVTRTDPPEGTKVEKGSAVKLYVSKGPAKKKVPDGLIGLSQEDAIAALEKEGLRGTVKTKVSSKKQGTVIDTRPKAGEEIEENGIVTLYVPKELGEVPSVIGLTQEDASAQIKAAGFRVKVVPQPSDQPQGTVVQQNPGEGTKLTPNTTITIVVSTGPEQPTQQPSDDFTDQPSDEPTTDNPIDDQPTEDNPIEDQPDGF, via the coding sequence ATGACTCAGCCTCGGCTACTCGGAGGTCGTTACGAGCTCGACGGTGTCGTCGGGCGCGGCGGCATGGCCGAGGTGTATCGCGCCAGAGACATCCGGCTGGACCGCATAGTCGCGATCAAGACCCTCCGCTCCGACCTGGCGCGCGACCACACCTTCCAGGCCCGCTTCCGCCGTGAGGCGCAGTCGGCGGCCTCACTCAACCATCCCGCCGTCGTCGCGGTCTACGACACCGGCGAGGACGTCACCGACGGCACGCCGGTCCCGTACATCGTGATGGAGTACGTCGACGGCCGCACGCTGCGCGACCTGCTGCGCCAGGACCGCCGGCTGCTGCCGGAGCGCGCGGCCGAGCTGGTCGACGGCATCCTGCGGGCGCTCGACTACAGCCACCGCGGCGGCATCGTGCACCGCGACATCAAGCCGGCCAACGTGATGATCACCCGTGCGGGCGACGTCAAGGTGATGGACTTCGGCATCGCCCGCGCGATGGCCGACTCGGCCGCCACGATGACGCAGACCGCCCAGGTGATCGGCACCGCCCAATACCTCTCGCCGGAGCAGGCGCGGGGCGAGCGGGTCGACGCGCGCAGCGACATCTACTCCACCGGCTGCCTGCTCTACGAGCTGCTGACGGGCCAGCCGCCGTTCACCGGCGACTCGCCGGTCGCCATCGCCTACCAGCACGTACGCGAGGAGCCGATCCCGCCGTCGCAGATCGACCCCGAGATCCCCGCCTGGGCCGACGCCATCGTGCTCAAGGCCATGGCCAAGGACCCCGCCCAGCGCTACCAGAGCGCGGGCGAGATGCGCGCCGACATCCAGCGGGCGATGTCCGGCATGCCGACCGACGCCCAGACGATGGCGATGAACGCCGGCGGCTACGGCCAGGGCACGCGCATGATGACGGCCACGCACGCGGCGGCCGGCCCTGCCACGCAGCGCACCAACGCCATCCCGCCCTACGACTACGGCGACGGCGAGGGCGGGCGGGGCGGGCGGCGCCGGGCCTCCGGCGGCGGCAACGGCCTCAAGACCGCTTTGTGGATCATCATCCCGCTGCTGATCATCGGCGCGTTCGTGACGGTCGGCTACCTGGTCTTCGGCTCCGGCCGCGACGCGACCTCCGACACCCAGGTCGAGATCCCCTCGCTCGCCTCGCAGGAGCGGGCGTACGCGGAGGAGCAGCTCAAGACGCTCGGCCTCACGGTCCAGGTTCTCCAGGAGAACAGCTCCGAGGTCGACAAGGGCAGCGTGACCCGGACCGACCCGCCGGAGGGCACCAAGGTCGAGAAGGGTTCGGCGGTCAAGCTCTACGTCTCCAAGGGCCCGGCCAAGAAGAAGGTCCCGGACGGCCTCATCGGCCTCTCCCAGGAGGACGCGATCGCCGCCCTGGAGAAGGAGGGCCTGCGCGGCACGGTCAAGACCAAGGTCTCCAGCAAGAAGCAGGGCACGGTCATCGACACCAGGCCCAAGGCCGGCGAGGAGATCGAGGAGAACGGCATCGTCACCCTCTACGTGCCCAAGGAGCTGGGCGAGGTGCCGAGCGTCATCGGGCTCACCCAGGAGGACGCCTCCGCCCAGATCAAGGCGGCCGGCTTCCGGGTGAAGGTCGTCCCGCAGCCGAGTGACCAGCCGCAGGGCACGGTCGTCCAGCAGAACCCCGGCGAGGGGACCAAGCTGACGCCCAACACGACGATCACGATCGTGGTGTCCACCGGGCCGGAGCAGCCGACGCAGCAGCCGAGCGACGACTTCACCGACCAGCCCAGCGACGAGCCGACGACCGACAACCCGATCGACGATCAGCCGACGGAGGACAACCCGATCGAGGACCAGCCCGACGGGTTCTAG
- a CDS encoding peptidoglycan D,D-transpeptidase FtsI family protein: protein MNGTLKRVSVACLAMFALLMINVNFLQAVRAEELRGDARNVRNFYERYSIERGRIIAGGKVIAQSVETDSKRFRFIRQYPDAKLYAHVTGFFSPESASAIEASENKLLDGSSADLLLRRSIDLFTGEPTKGANVEVTINPKAQKAAYDALRQSGKRGAVIAIDPKTGAILAMVSLPTYDPTELSGTDKGKVFSRYDELAKDKSQPLLNRTIGQTYPPGSTFKVVTMAAYLEDDSSRGPDTTVDAPQNLPLPGTNISLPNYGGAACGSGSVTLTYALERSCNTPFGKIGMELGYDKMNEQTEAFGMGTQIGVPMSVAQSDFGKEEDKAALAMASIGQRSNRMTPLQMAMIAAGIANNGTVMKPYLVNKITDAKGDTIDEADPDQLTDAVSEETAGKLRQMMVSVVQNGTANLAQVPGVQVAGKTGTAETADGQPPHAWFISFAPADDPKIALAVIVESGAANVGAEATGGHTAAPIAKAVLEAVLTK, encoded by the coding sequence ATGAACGGCACACTGAAGCGCGTGTCCGTGGCCTGCCTGGCCATGTTCGCGCTCCTGATGATCAACGTGAACTTCCTTCAGGCGGTGCGGGCCGAGGAGCTGCGCGGCGACGCGCGCAACGTCCGCAACTTCTACGAGCGCTACTCGATCGAGCGCGGCCGGATCATCGCCGGCGGCAAGGTGATCGCGCAGTCCGTGGAGACCGACAGCAAGCGGTTCAGGTTCATCAGGCAATACCCCGACGCCAAGCTCTACGCGCACGTCACCGGCTTCTTCTCGCCGGAGAGCGCGAGCGCGATCGAGGCCAGCGAGAACAAACTCCTCGACGGCTCCAGCGCCGACCTGCTGCTGCGCCGCAGCATCGACCTGTTCACCGGCGAGCCGACCAAGGGCGCCAACGTCGAGGTCACGATCAACCCCAAGGCGCAGAAGGCCGCCTACGACGCGCTGCGCCAGAGCGGCAAGCGCGGCGCGGTCATCGCGATCGACCCCAAGACGGGCGCGATCCTCGCCATGGTGTCGCTGCCCACCTACGACCCGACCGAACTGTCGGGCACCGACAAGGGCAAGGTGTTCTCCCGCTACGACGAGCTGGCCAAGGACAAGAGCCAGCCGCTGCTCAACCGGACGATCGGGCAGACCTACCCGCCGGGGTCGACGTTCAAGGTCGTGACGATGGCGGCCTACCTCGAGGACGACTCCTCGCGCGGCCCCGACACGACCGTGGACGCGCCGCAGAACCTCCCGCTGCCCGGCACGAACATCAGCCTGCCCAACTACGGCGGCGCGGCCTGCGGCTCCGGCTCGGTCACGCTCACGTACGCGCTGGAGAGGTCCTGCAACACGCCGTTCGGCAAGATCGGCATGGAGCTGGGCTACGACAAGATGAACGAGCAGACCGAGGCGTTCGGCATGGGCACCCAGATCGGCGTGCCGATGTCGGTGGCGCAGAGCGACTTCGGCAAGGAGGAGGACAAGGCGGCGCTCGCCATGGCCTCCATCGGCCAGCGCAGCAACCGCATGACCCCGCTGCAGATGGCCATGATCGCGGCCGGCATCGCCAACAACGGCACGGTCATGAAGCCCTACCTCGTCAACAAGATCACCGACGCCAAGGGCGACACGATCGACGAGGCCGACCCCGACCAGCTGACGGACGCGGTCAGCGAGGAGACCGCCGGCAAGCTGCGGCAGATGATGGTCAGCGTCGTCCAGAACGGCACGGCCAACCTCGCGCAGGTCCCGGGCGTCCAAGTAGCGGGCAAGACGGGCACCGCGGAGACGGCCGACGGCCAGCCGCCGCACGCCTGGTTCATCTCCTTCGCGCCCGCGGACGACCCGAAGATCGCGCTCGCGGTCATCGTCGAGTCCGGCGCGGCCAACGTCGGCGCGGAGGCGACCGGCGGCCACACGGCCGCCCCGATCGCGAAGGCCGTGCTGGAGGCGGTGCTCACCAAGTGA
- a CDS encoding cell division protein CrgA has translation MPKSKARKKAVYTPPQRSQQVKVSPRWLAPTMVVSWIIGILWIAIYYVAPNTPFIGDLQNWNLLIGFVFIIFGVVLSTRWR, from the coding sequence GTGCCCAAGTCCAAGGCTCGTAAGAAGGCGGTCTACACGCCGCCGCAGAGGTCGCAGCAGGTCAAGGTCAGCCCGCGGTGGCTGGCGCCGACGATGGTCGTCTCGTGGATCATCGGCATCCTCTGGATCGCGATCTACTACGTCGCGCCCAACACGCCCTTCATCGGCGACCTCCAGAACTGGAATCTGCTGATCGGGTTCGTGTTCATCATCTTCGGTGTGGTTCTTTCCACCCGCTGGCGTTAG
- a CDS encoding rhomboid family intramembrane serine protease, producing the protein MTSQPPSPPPQPEQPAEAVPTCYRHPDKETWVRCQRCERPICPDCMRDAAVGFQCPECVAEGNRGLRQARSTFGGNVVRTPIVTYAILVINLLIFGGQYLTGDRITGELAMWPAGVALGDQYYRLITAAFVHGGVMHILFNSWALYVVGPYLERAFGHARYLAIYLLSALGGSVLGLWLDPLAQPTVGASGAIFGLFGAVFVVGRRLNMDVRGIAVLIAINLVITFLVSGISWTGHIGGLITGSLLAAAVAYAPSRNRTLWQAATIAGVLIVLVALVLVRVSVILAAVGAG; encoded by the coding sequence ATGACCAGCCAGCCGCCCAGCCCGCCCCCTCAGCCGGAGCAGCCGGCCGAGGCTGTGCCCACGTGCTACCGGCATCCCGACAAGGAGACCTGGGTCCGCTGCCAGCGGTGCGAGCGCCCGATCTGCCCCGACTGCATGCGTGACGCGGCGGTCGGCTTCCAGTGCCCCGAGTGCGTGGCCGAGGGCAACCGCGGCCTCCGTCAGGCCCGCTCCACCTTCGGCGGCAACGTCGTGCGCACGCCGATCGTCACCTACGCGATCCTGGTCATCAACCTGCTGATCTTCGGCGGCCAATATCTCACCGGCGACCGCATCACCGGAGAGCTCGCGATGTGGCCCGCAGGGGTCGCGCTCGGCGATCAGTACTACCGGCTGATCACCGCCGCGTTCGTGCACGGCGGCGTGATGCACATCCTGTTCAACTCCTGGGCGCTCTACGTCGTCGGCCCCTACCTGGAGCGCGCCTTCGGCCACGCCCGCTATCTCGCGATCTATCTGCTCAGCGCGCTCGGCGGCAGCGTGCTCGGCCTCTGGCTCGACCCGCTCGCGCAGCCGACGGTCGGCGCGTCCGGCGCCATCTTCGGCCTGTTCGGCGCGGTCTTCGTGGTCGGCCGCCGGCTCAACATGGACGTGCGCGGCATCGCCGTGCTGATCGCGATCAACCTGGTGATCACGTTCCTGGTCTCGGGCATCAGCTGGACCGGGCACATCGGCGGGCTGATCACCGGCTCGCTGCTGGCGGCGGCCGTCGCCTACGCCCCCAGCAGGAACCGGACCCTGTGGCAGGCGGCGACCATCGCGGGCGTGCTCATCGTGCTGGTCGCCCTGGTGCTGGTGCGCGTGTCGGTCATCCTGGCCGCCGTGGGGGCCGGGTGA
- a CDS encoding anthranilate synthase component II has product MSRVLVVDNHDSFVHTIVQYLRVLGAECDVRPRDEVREADADGFDGVLVSPGPGTPEAAGVSVPLVRRAVERRQPLLGVCLGHQAIAVAFGATVTRAPELFHGRTSDILHDGAGVFETLPSPVRMTRYHSLAVLPGTVPEELEVTARTADGVVMGLRHRRAPVEGVQFHPESILSEHGSTLLGNWLRRTV; this is encoded by the coding sequence ATGAGCCGCGTGCTGGTCGTGGACAACCACGACAGCTTCGTCCACACGATCGTGCAGTATCTGCGCGTCCTCGGGGCCGAGTGCGACGTGCGCCCGCGCGACGAGGTGCGCGAGGCCGACGCAGACGGCTTCGACGGCGTGCTCGTCAGCCCCGGCCCCGGCACCCCGGAGGCGGCCGGCGTGAGCGTCCCGCTCGTCCGCCGCGCGGTCGAGCGGCGGCAGCCGCTGCTCGGCGTCTGCCTCGGCCACCAGGCCATCGCCGTCGCCTTCGGAGCCACCGTCACCCGCGCGCCCGAGCTGTTCCACGGCCGGACGAGCGACATCCTGCACGACGGCGCGGGCGTGTTCGAGACGTTGCCCTCGCCGGTGCGGATGACCCGCTACCACTCGCTCGCCGTGCTGCCCGGGACGGTGCCCGAGGAGCTGGAGGTGACCGCGCGCACCGCGGACGGCGTCGTCATGGGCCTGCGCCACCGCCGGGCGCCCGTCGAGGGCGTCCAGTTCCACCCCGAGTCGATCCTGTCGGAGCACGGCTCCACGCTGCTGGGAAATTGGCTTCGGCGAACCGTGTAA
- a CDS encoding class E sortase: MRAALRALGETSITAGLILMLFCAYLLWGTGAYTQSQQLLLQRELAAARAAGEHGRLDRVDLGRAVALLSIPRLGPGYRYAVVEGVGADQLRKGPGHYPGSALPGQVGNFVVSGHRTTYAAPFNRLDELERGDEIVVDAREARYTYRVTSQDVVEPDEVDVLAPVPGKPDIRPIRAFITLSTCHPEFSAAQRLIVYGVLKETQLRKD; this comes from the coding sequence GTGCGGGCTGCGCTCCGGGCCCTGGGCGAGACGAGCATCACCGCGGGCCTCATCCTCATGTTGTTCTGCGCCTACCTGCTCTGGGGCACCGGCGCGTACACCCAGAGCCAGCAACTGCTGCTCCAGCGCGAGCTGGCGGCGGCCAGGGCGGCCGGCGAGCACGGCCGCCTCGACCGGGTCGACCTGGGCCGGGCCGTCGCCCTGCTCAGCATCCCCCGGCTCGGCCCCGGCTACCGGTACGCCGTCGTCGAGGGCGTCGGCGCCGACCAGCTCAGGAAGGGGCCGGGCCACTACCCGGGCAGCGCCCTGCCCGGCCAGGTCGGCAACTTCGTGGTCTCCGGCCACCGGACCACGTACGCGGCCCCGTTCAACCGGCTCGACGAGCTCGAACGCGGCGACGAGATCGTGGTGGACGCCCGCGAGGCCCGCTACACCTACCGCGTCACCTCACAGGACGTCGTGGAGCCCGACGAGGTGGACGTGCTCGCCCCCGTGCCCGGCAAGCCGGACATCCGCCCCATCCGCGCCTTCATCACGCTGTCCACCTGCCATCCGGAGTTCTCCGCCGCCCAGCGCCTCATCGTGTACGGCGTGCTCAAGGAGACGCAGCTCAGGAAGGATTGA
- a CDS encoding serine/threonine-protein kinase, giving the protein MRLRNRYLLVSRIATGGMGEVWRARDELLGREVAVKILRSHIHVDPAFRERFRNEARITASLADPGIAQVFDYGEQSDLSYLVMELVHGEPLSAILARNGAIGAEVTLDVVHQTARALQTAHAAGVIHRDVKPGNLLVTPEGVIKVTDFGIARALEAAPVTQTGTVLGTAQYVSPEQAQGFPLTPATDLYSLGVVAYECLAGRTPFQGDNHVAIALRHLNEAPRPLGVDVPGPVRELVMELLAKDPGLRPGTATAVADRAYVLRESLAAAAGQPAELSMLTDPGGFRVRESSPEDQRETDDLVTPTEPAGPATGREPARRRRGARTLAVVATAGCVAAVGLSAMTLASRTPPGTATPGTSEPTRPMPSPAQVRPSRTKTRTHRPPVIPIRSSRPTPSRSATVSTSATPTRKPTPKPTPTTRTPTPTPTTPKPTTTLTTPTPPASPDQGATNPPEEET; this is encoded by the coding sequence ATGCGGCTCCGTAACCGCTACCTCCTGGTCTCCCGCATCGCCACGGGCGGTATGGGAGAGGTGTGGCGTGCCCGGGACGAGCTCCTGGGCCGCGAGGTGGCCGTCAAGATCCTCCGTAGTCACATCCACGTCGACCCGGCCTTCCGCGAGCGCTTCAGGAACGAGGCCAGGATCACCGCGTCCCTGGCCGACCCCGGGATCGCCCAGGTCTTCGACTACGGCGAGCAGAGCGACCTGTCCTACCTCGTGATGGAGCTGGTCCACGGGGAGCCGCTGTCGGCCATCCTGGCGCGCAACGGCGCCATCGGGGCCGAGGTGACCCTCGACGTGGTCCACCAGACGGCCAGGGCGCTGCAGACGGCGCACGCGGCGGGCGTCATCCACCGCGACGTCAAGCCGGGCAACCTGCTCGTCACGCCCGAGGGCGTCATCAAGGTCACCGACTTCGGCATCGCGCGGGCGCTGGAGGCGGCGCCGGTGACGCAGACCGGCACCGTGCTGGGCACCGCCCAATACGTCAGCCCCGAGCAGGCGCAGGGCTTCCCGCTCACCCCGGCGACCGACCTCTACTCGCTCGGCGTCGTGGCCTACGAGTGCCTGGCCGGGCGCACCCCGTTCCAGGGTGACAATCATGTGGCCATCGCGCTGCGGCACCTCAACGAGGCGCCGAGGCCGCTCGGCGTGGACGTGCCCGGGCCGGTGCGCGAGCTGGTCATGGAGCTGCTGGCCAAGGATCCGGGGCTGCGGCCGGGGACGGCGACGGCGGTGGCCGACCGGGCTTACGTGCTGCGCGAGTCGCTGGCCGCCGCGGCCGGGCAACCGGCCGAGCTGAGCATGCTCACCGACCCCGGCGGCTTCCGGGTGCGCGAGTCGTCGCCGGAGGACCAGCGGGAGACCGACGACCTGGTCACGCCCACCGAGCCCGCCGGGCCCGCCACCGGGCGTGAGCCGGCGCGGCGCCGCCGGGGCGCCCGCACGCTGGCCGTGGTCGCCACGGCCGGCTGCGTCGCCGCGGTGGGGCTCAGCGCCATGACCCTCGCCTCCAGGACGCCCCCCGGCACCGCCACGCCCGGCACCTCGGAGCCGACGCGCCCGATGCCCTCTCCCGCGCAGGTGCGGCCGAGCAGGACCAAGACGCGAACCCACCGGCCCCCGGTGATTCCGATCAGGTCGTCGCGGCCTACGCCCTCGCGGTCGGCTACGGTAAGCACGTCGGCTACTCCCACGAGAAAGCCGACACCGAAACCGACCCCGACGACGCGGACCCCGACGCCCACCCCCACAACCCCTAAGCCCACCACAACCCTGACGACTCCGACACCGCCCGCTTCGCCGGACCAGGGTGCGACAAACCCGCCTGAGGAGGAGACGTGA